Proteins found in one Apostichopus japonicus isolate 1M-3 chromosome 16, ASM3797524v1, whole genome shotgun sequence genomic segment:
- the LOC139982251 gene encoding dnaJ homolog subfamily C member 5-like, with the protein MNRPERSMSTAGESLYVTLGVEKGAGPDDIKKAYRKMALRYHPDKNQGNLDAEEKFKEVNRAHKVLQDEKKRQIYDEYGSFGLYIAEQIGEENVDLYFLVNSKCFRVMLTCCFFCTCYCFCFCCCLCCFGCCGKCRKARDEDEDFEVILNSDSDSPPPSNDSPVTSQPTSPQKEAFAMPPPPSYSESNENVAIPMPAPAATEQTSLNTSDVPKYTDTAE; encoded by the exons ATGAATAGGCCGGAACGGTCGATGAG TACTGCAGGAGAGTCCCTCTATGTTACCCTAGGGGTGGAGAAGGGTGCTGGTCCAGATGACATCAAGAAAGCATACAGGAAG ATGGCCTTAAGATACCATCCAGATAAAAACCAAGGAAATTTAGATGCCGAAGAAAAG TTCAAAGAAGTGAACAGAGCGCACAAAGTCTTACAGGACGAAAAGAAGAGACAGATCTACGACGAGTACGGTTCTTTCGGTCTCTACATCGCGGAACAGATCGGAGAGGAGAATGTAGACTTGTACTTCCTAGTCAACAGCAAATGCTTTAGG GTGATGCTGACCTGCTGTTTCTTTTGCACCTGTTACTGTTTCTGCTTCTGCTGCTGTCTTTGCTGTTTCGGCTGCTGCGGCAAGTGCCGCAAGGCCAGGGACGAGGACGAGGACTTTGAGGTCATCCTGAATTCGGACAGCGACTCGCCTCCCCCCAGTAATGACTCCCCCGTGACCTCCCAGCCGACCTCACCCCAGAAAGAGGCCTTTGCGATGCCGCCGCCCCCCTCGTATTCCGAATCGAACGAGAACGTAGCGATACCGATGCCGGCCCCGGCGGCTACGGAACAGACCAGCCTTAACACCAGCGATGTACCCAAGTACACCGACACCGCCGAATAA
- the LOC139982250 gene encoding tRNA wybutosine-synthesizing protein 2 homolog has protein sequence MGEFNQQLAVKVLSIHAQRMRKILEEFGLWDQSRKLQMITRDDVLIPVKSGIKAEFTKILTRQQANLDIGNNSHEATPANHQNTSSDISVDKSTSMTCDAKNGTPTGSVQFGRQVESESIRKEIPPDLSCDERTQCKECNTRILDSSSPTSSLGCFHFVLGGMEGAIVTTDTLPPSKKVKMKTPHVKLREILRELAEEKEVQWTEDLERDIPRHWEVHGDLILLPDLSLQRPEWSALLEGGWGAVADALGCKRLAQKSRIRSDDYRSPSVKLLFGKDSWVEHIDNRIRYCYDIRHSMFSAGNISEKIRVGSFICQGETVVDLFAGIGYFVLPYLVHAGAKFVHACEWNPHAVEALKRNLELNKVKEKCQIHFGDCRKVCPRSVADRVNLGLIPSSECSWPVACAALKPSGGTLHIHGNVESHSSEQKRPREESRTAIGASDKLNEETVSVNCSRSGSHFSNSGLEVSAKTEHEEMEGDVSAGIGKNVHWVAWARHIKCEIHRLLEEAHGGEWEVKVFHLEHVKSYAPHVDHMVADVSCRPIVRS, from the exons ATGGGTGAATTTAATCAACAACTAGCGGTAAAAGTACTTTCAATTCACGCACAAAGGATGAG GAAGATTTTGGAAGAGTTTGGCCTTTGGGATCAGAGTCGAAAGCTGCAAATGATCACCAGAGATGACGTTCTCATCCCGGTGAAGAGTGGAATCAAAGCAGAATTTACTAAAATACTTACCAGACAACAAGCAAATTTAGATATTGGAAACAACTCACATGAGGCTACCCCTGCAAACCATCAGAATACATCTAGTGATATATCAGTCGATAAGAGTACTTCCATGACATGTGATGCTAAGAACGGAACACCCACTGGTTCGGTACAGTTTGGAAGACAAGTCGAATCAGAAAGTATCCGAAAGGAGATACCACCTGACTTGTCATGTGATGAGAGGACACAATGCAAAGAATGTAATACAAGAATTTTAGATTCATCTTCCCCAACTTCATCTCTaggttgttttcattttgtattggGAGGCATGGAGGGTGCAATAGTAACAACAGACACATTACCCCCCTCCAAGAAAGTAAAGATGAAAACGCCTCACGTAAAACTGAGGGAGATCTTACGTGAACTCGCAGAGGAGAAGGAAGTGCAATGGACCGAGGACTTAGAGAGAGATATTCCAAGACATTGGGAGGTACATGGAGATTTAATTTTGTTGCCAGACTTGTCTTTGCAGAGGCCGGAGTGGAGCGCTCTTTTGGAGGGCGGGTGGGGGGCGGTAGCCGATGCGCTAGGGTGTAAGAGGTTGGCCCAGAAGAGCCGGATACGGTCTGACGATTACAGATCGCCAAGTGTAAAGTTACTCTTTGGAAAAGACAGTTGGGTGGAGCATATCGACAACAGAATCAG GTACTGTTACGATATCAGACATTCAATGTTCTCGGCTGGAAACATCAGTGAAAAGATTAGGGTTGGATCTTTTATCTGTCAAGGCGAAACAGTGGTGGATCTTTTCGCAG GTATTGGTTATTTTGTACTGCCTTACCTGGTCCATGCCGGTGCTAAGTTTGTCCACGCTTGCGAATGGAATCCACATGCAGTGGAGGCACTGAAGAGAAACCTTGAACTGAACAAGGTGAAGGAGAAATGTCAGATTCATTTTGGAGACTGTAGAAAG GTCTGCCCAAGATCGGTCGCCGATCGTGTCAACTTGGGCCTGATACCAAGTTCAGAGTGTTCCTGGCCCGTAGCGTGCGCCGCTCTGAAACCGAGTGGAGGTACGCTGCATATCCATGGGAACGTGGAAAGTCACTCATCAGAGCAGAAAAGACCACGAGAGGAGAGCAGGACAGCCATAGGTGCGTCAGATAAACTAAATGAAGAAACTGTCAGTGTTAACTGCTCCAGATCTGGAAGTCACTTTTCGAATTCTGGACTTGAAGTTAGCGCCAAAACCGAGCACGAAGAAATGGAGGGAGATGTCTCCGCAGGGATCGGGAAGAACGTTCACTGGGTAGCATGGGCGAGGCACATCAAATGTGAAATACATCGGTTATTAGAGGAGGCCCATGGGGGCGAGTGGGAAGTTAAGGTCTTCCATCTTGAACATGTGAAGTCGTACGCGCCACACGTAGATCACATGGTAGCAGATGTCAGCTGCAGACCGATTGTCCGGTCTTAA